TGTCTAGATTTCTCATCGCCGCGCTGACGATATCCACAATTTCTTTTACTGGTTCGATTTTTTCGCGCATATTGTAATATTGATCGTTCAGTTTTAATTCTACCGATCCTTCGCCGTATTTTTCTTCTAACTCTTTAGCGATACTAGCAATATGTGTTTTTCTTTCCACAAATTTCAAATGATCGAAATCACGGATAATATAGTAGGCTTTGGCTTGCTCTACATCACCGTTTAAGGAAATTAAATGATAAAATCCTTCGTAACCTTCTGTGTACTCTGGCGCTTCGTCTTTTGGAATACGTGCATTGAATTCCATTGCCATTTTGACAGCATTAACCATTTTGTTTTTTGCTGTACCTGGGTGAACACTATTACCATTAAAAGTGATTTTGGCACCTGCAGCGTTAAAACTTTCATATTCTAGTTCTCCAAGTGGCCCCCCGTCCATTGTATAAGCATATTTTGCGCCAAATGCTTCTACATCAAAACGTTCTGGTCCTCGGCCAATTTCTTCATCTGGTGTGAAAGCAACACGAATTTTGCCGTGTTTGATTTCTGGGTGATTAATTAAATAGTTCATCGCTACCATAATTTCGGTGATACCTGCTTTATCATCTGCGCCAAGTAAAGTTGTTCCATCTGTTGTAATCAGTGTTTTCCCTTTATAATCAGCTAGTTCTGGAAATTGTTTTGGTGAAAGTACCACGTTTAAGTCTTTGTTTAGAACGATATCTTTACCATCATAATTTTCATGGACTTGTGGTTGGACGTTTTTGCCTGTTAAGTCCGTCGCTGTATCTAAATGAGCTAAAAATCCGATTACTGGAACTTCTTTCGTTGTATTAGAAGGAAGTGTTGCCATAACATAACCGAATTCATCAACAGTAACTTCTTGCATACCGATTTCTTTTAGTTCTGTAACGAGAATGTTTGCCAGTTCCATTTGACCTGGCGTCGTTGGGCAAACCGTACTTTCCTCATTCGATTGTGTATCTACTTTTACATATTTCGTAAATCGTTTTAATAGTTCTTCTTTCATTTCTATCACTCCCTTAGATTGATTCTTTTCCATTATAAACTTGATTTCCGAAAAATTCTATTCCAGACTGTCGAGTAGTGTTTGTAATTGGAGGGTTGTTCGCCAATTGCGCGTTGTTGTTATGGTCTTTTTATATTCGCCAAGGAAAACGGGTAATTTTAAGGTGTGGATTTGGTTGGAGAAAATGTGGATATAAAGGACGCGGCCAATCGCGATTACTTCGGCTTGGTCGTTTTTTTGTCTCGCAATAGCTATATTTTCATTATAGAAAGCGGCCATCCAGCGTTCTTCCTCGCCAATTGTTTCTGGCGGAAATGGATTGTTTGCGATGATTTGGTTATAATTTTGTTCCGAAAATACGAATACATCAATATTTAAATCGAACGTTGCTTTCATTACCTCGGTTATTTTTGTCGCTACTTCTGGTTCCGTTTGTAACATGGAGCTTAGAACGAGGTTGCCGCTTTGGATATAAGTAATGACATTTTGGAAACCGACTTCTTGCAAAGCAGCTTGTAGATTTTTCATATTCACTTTATTCTTTCCAGCTACATTTACCGCTCTTAATAACACTACATAATTCCTCATCTATTTTCCTCCCAATCGTTTAACTACATTATAGCATGTGACTTACGTTATAATAAGGCTATTAGCGATGGGAGGTTTTTTAGGTGAAATTAATTTCTTGGAATGTAAACGGGCTTCGAGCAGCTGTAAAAAAAGGCTTTTTGGAATATTTTGAAGAAGTAGATGCGGATATTTTTTGTTTGCAGGAAACTAAATTACAAGAAGGACAAATTGAACTTGATTTGCCAGCGTACAAAGATTACTGGAACTACGCGGTGAAAAAAGGTTATTCGGGTACCGCAATATTTACTAAAGTAGAGCCATTATCTGTTCAATATGGTTTAGGAGTGCCCGAGCATGATACGGAAGGCCGCGTCATCACGCTGGAATTTGAGGAATTCTTTATGGTGACGGTTTATACGCCGAATTCGCAAGCTGAATTAAAACGATTAGATTACCGGATGACGTTTGAGGATGCGATTTTGGAATATGTAAAAAACTTGGATAAAACGAAGCCGGTTGTGCTTTGTGGCGATTTGAATGTTGCGCATGAGGAAATTGATTTAAAAAACCCGAAGACAAATCGTAAAAATGCCGGCTTCTCAGATGAGGAACGCGCAAAATTCTCTGCATTTTTAGACGCTGGATTTATTGATAGTTTCCGTTATTTTTATCCAGATTTGACCGATGCTTATTCTTGGTGGTCTTACCGAATGAACGCGCGTGCTAGGAATACTGGTTGGCGGATTGATTATTTTGTTGT
The sequence above is drawn from the Listeria monocytogenes genome and encodes:
- the pepT gene encoding peptidase T encodes the protein MKEELLKRFTKYVKVDTQSNEESTVCPTTPGQMELANILVTELKEIGMQEVTVDEFGYVMATLPSNTTKEVPVIGFLAHLDTATDLTGKNVQPQVHENYDGKDIVLNKDLNVVLSPKQFPELADYKGKTLITTDGTTLLGADDKAGITEIMVAMNYLINHPEIKHGKIRVAFTPDEEIGRGPERFDVEAFGAKYAYTMDGGPLGELEYESFNAAGAKITFNGNSVHPGTAKNKMVNAVKMAMEFNARIPKDEAPEYTEGYEGFYHLISLNGDVEQAKAYYIIRDFDHLKFVERKTHIASIAKELEEKYGEGSVELKLNDQYYNMREKIEPVKEIVDIVSAAMRNLDIEPKISPIRGGTDGAQLSYKGLPTPNIFGGGENFHGKFEYVALESMVKATEVIIEVARLFEEKE
- a CDS encoding DUF1697 domain-containing protein — protein: MRNYVVLLRAVNVAGKNKVNMKNLQAALQEVGFQNVITYIQSGNLVLSSMLQTEPEVATKITEVMKATFDLNIDVFVFSEQNYNQIIANNPFPPETIGEEERWMAAFYNENIAIARQKNDQAEVIAIGRVLYIHIFSNQIHTLKLPVFLGEYKKTITTTRNWRTTLQLQTLLDSLE
- a CDS encoding exodeoxyribonuclease III; the encoded protein is MKLISWNVNGLRAAVKKGFLEYFEEVDADIFCLQETKLQEGQIELDLPAYKDYWNYAVKKGYSGTAIFTKVEPLSVQYGLGVPEHDTEGRVITLEFEEFFMVTVYTPNSQAELKRLDYRMTFEDAILEYVKNLDKTKPVVLCGDLNVAHEEIDLKNPKTNRKNAGFSDEERAKFSAFLDAGFIDSFRYFYPDLTDAYSWWSYRMNARARNTGWRIDYFVVSERLKDKLVDAKIHADVLGSDHCPVELELNL